A genome region from Thermoanaerobacterium xylanolyticum LX-11 includes the following:
- a CDS encoding L-ribulose-5-phosphate 4-epimerase gives MLENLKQRVYKMNMMLPKNNLVTMTSGNVSGRDPETNLVVIKPSGVLYDDMTPEDMVVVDLNGNVVEGKLKPSVDTATHLYVYRHRSDVNGIVHTHSPYATSFAALGRSIPVYLTAIADEFGCAIPVGPYAKIGGEEIGKAIIDYIGESPAILMKNHGVFTIGNSPEAALKAAVMVEDTAKTVHLSLLLGTPDVIPDEEVKRAHERYMTKYGQ, from the coding sequence ATGTTAGAGAACCTAAAACAACGTGTATATAAAATGAACATGATGCTTCCTAAAAATAATTTGGTCACAATGACAAGTGGCAATGTCAGCGGTAGAGACCCTGAGACAAATCTTGTTGTCATAAAGCCCAGTGGAGTTTTGTACGATGACATGACACCTGAAGACATGGTAGTCGTGGATTTGAATGGTAATGTGGTTGAAGGTAAGCTAAAACCATCAGTTGATACTGCTACACATCTTTATGTCTACAGACATAGAAGTGATGTGAATGGAATTGTCCATACACACTCACCCTATGCTACAAGTTTTGCAGCACTTGGCCGGTCAATTCCAGTTTATCTTACAGCTATTGCAGACGAGTTTGGATGCGCAATTCCTGTAGGACCCTATGCCAAGATTGGTGGAGAAGAGATAGGGAAGGCTATCATAGATTATATAGGGGAAAGTCCTGCAATACTTATGAAAAATCACGGTGTTTTTACCATTGGTAATTCACCTGAAGCAGCTTTGAAAGCTGCTGTTATGGTAGAAGATACAGCGAAGACTGTGCATTTATCATTGCTTTTAGGTACACCTGATGTGATACCAGATGAAGAAGTGAAAAGAGCACATGAGAGATATATGACGAAATATGGTCAATGA
- a CDS encoding L-fucose/L-arabinose isomerase family protein, whose translation MINIPEVKLGIVATSRDCFPITLSEKRRDAVVKACIEKGISISEITTTVENEIDAMNALKEAYDLGVNALVVYLGNFGPEGPETMLAQKFDGPVMFVAAAEETKDNLYDGRGDAYCGMLNASYNLNLRNLRVYIPEYPVGYADEIGDMISDFKDISRVVLGLKKLKIMSFGPRPQDFLACNAPIKPLYDLGIEIMENSELDLFEAYNNHKDDKRIPDVIKDMEKELGSGNMFGGILPKLAQYELTLKDWIEKNIGASAYVVFANKCWPAFQTQFGFVPCFVNSRLAANGIPVACETDIYGALSEYIITCATDLPATLLDINNTVPKDMYESNKEIIGDYKNSDLFMGFHCGNTSSCMMKNFSMKYQRIMHRLLEPDKEPDITRGTLEGTIRPGDITLFRLQSTADTKLRSYVAEGEVLDIDPMSFGSIGVFAVKEMARFYRHVLIEKNFPHHVGVAFKHAGKVLYAAMKLLGVDDVSFNQPASMLYKNENPFK comes from the coding sequence ATGATAAATATACCAGAAGTTAAACTAGGAATTGTAGCTACCAGCAGGGATTGTTTCCCTATCACTTTAAGTGAGAAAAGAAGAGATGCGGTAGTAAAAGCATGTATTGAAAAAGGCATATCTATAAGTGAAATCACCACAACTGTAGAGAATGAGATAGATGCTATGAATGCACTGAAAGAAGCTTACGATTTAGGCGTAAATGCGCTTGTTGTATACCTTGGAAATTTTGGACCTGAAGGTCCTGAAACGATGCTTGCACAAAAGTTTGATGGTCCAGTGATGTTTGTAGCCGCAGCGGAGGAGACAAAGGACAATCTTTATGATGGGCGTGGCGATGCGTATTGTGGAATGCTTAATGCATCATACAATCTGAATTTGAGAAATTTGAGGGTTTATATACCAGAATACCCAGTAGGATATGCAGATGAAATAGGTGATATGATATCAGATTTTAAAGATATTTCAAGAGTGGTACTTGGACTTAAGAAGCTAAAAATAATGAGCTTTGGTCCAAGGCCGCAGGATTTTCTTGCTTGCAACGCTCCTATAAAGCCTTTGTACGACTTAGGGATTGAGATAATGGAGAACTCAGAATTGGATCTCTTTGAGGCTTACAATAATCATAAAGATGATAAAAGGATTCCAGATGTTATAAAAGATATGGAAAAGGAATTAGGTTCTGGCAATATGTTTGGTGGGATACTGCCGAAGCTGGCACAGTATGAACTTACATTAAAAGATTGGATAGAAAAAAATATAGGTGCATCGGCATATGTTGTGTTTGCAAATAAGTGCTGGCCAGCGTTTCAGACTCAATTTGGATTTGTGCCATGCTTTGTGAATTCAAGGCTTGCAGCAAATGGCATACCTGTGGCTTGTGAGACAGACATCTATGGAGCACTTAGCGAGTACATCATAACATGCGCTACAGACTTACCAGCTACGCTTCTTGATATAAACAATACGGTGCCCAAAGATATGTATGAAAGCAATAAGGAAATTATAGGTGATTATAAAAATAGCGATCTTTTTATGGGATTTCACTGTGGCAATACCAGCAGTTGCATGATGAAAAATTTCTCTATGAAGTATCAGAGAATAATGCACAGGTTGTTAGAACCTGATAAAGAGCCTGATATAACAAGAGGAACATTGGAGGGCACAATAAGGCCTGGCGATATAACTCTGTTTAGGTTGCAAAGCACTGCAGATACTAAGCTTAGAAGTTACGTGGCAGAAGGTGAAGTACTTGATATAGATCCTATGTCTTTTGGAAGCATTGGAGTGTTTGCGGTTAAAGAGATGGCTCGCTTTTACAGGCATGTATTGATAGAAAAGAATTTTCCGCATCATGTTGGAGTCGCATTTAAACATGCAGGTAAAGTATTGTACGCTGCCATGAAGCTATTAGGCGTAGATGATGTTTCATTCAATCAGCCAGCTTCAATGTTGTACAAAAACGAGAACCCATTTAAATAA
- a CDS encoding ribulokinase produces MAKFSIGIDYGTESARALLLNLETAEEVASSTMNYPHGVMDEKLPDGTVLPQDWALEHPDDYIEVLKKIIPDVIIKSGINKDDVVGIGIDFTACTMLPIKKDGTPLCDLPEYKSNPHAYVKLWKHHAAQPEANMLNKIASERGEDFLARYGGKISSEWLIPKIWQILNEAPDIYEEADKFIEATDWVILKLTGNERRNSCTAGYKAIWHKRKGYPSKEFFKSLDERLENVVDEKLSRDIYPLGTKAGELTEEMAEMIGLKPGIAVAVGNVDAHVSLPAVGVTSPGKMVMIMGTSICHVVLGDKEVEVPGMCGVVEDGIVPGFYGYEAGQSAVGDIFAWFVDNCVPDDYKKEAQERGVSVHQLLTEKASKLKPGESGLLALDWLNGNRSVLVDADLTGLILGLTLRTKPEEIYRALIESTAYGTRMIIDTFNEYGIKIDELYACGGLPEKNPMLMQIYADVTNLEIKVSKSNQTPALGAAMFGAVAAGRENGGFDSIFEAAKVIPKLKDETFKPISENVEIYEKLFQEYKLLHDYFGRGANDVMKRLKKIKEVVSDVREPKTTCI; encoded by the coding sequence ATGGCAAAATTTTCAATAGGTATTGATTATGGTACAGAATCCGCAAGGGCGTTGCTTTTAAATCTTGAGACAGCAGAGGAAGTAGCTTCTTCGACTATGAACTATCCACACGGTGTGATGGATGAGAAGCTTCCAGATGGGACAGTATTGCCGCAGGATTGGGCATTAGAGCATCCTGATGATTATATTGAAGTTCTAAAAAAGATAATTCCAGATGTGATAATAAAGTCTGGAATAAATAAAGATGATGTGGTGGGGATTGGCATAGACTTTACGGCATGTACGATGCTTCCTATAAAAAAAGATGGTACGCCGTTGTGCGATTTACCAGAATATAAATCAAATCCACATGCGTATGTCAAACTATGGAAGCATCATGCAGCACAGCCTGAAGCAAATATGTTAAATAAAATTGCATCTGAAAGAGGCGAGGATTTCTTAGCAAGGTATGGTGGAAAGATTTCTTCCGAATGGCTGATACCGAAGATATGGCAGATTTTAAATGAGGCTCCAGATATCTATGAAGAAGCAGATAAATTCATAGAAGCGACTGATTGGGTGATATTGAAGCTTACTGGCAATGAGAGGAGAAATAGCTGTACTGCAGGTTATAAAGCTATTTGGCATAAGAGAAAGGGGTATCCTTCAAAGGAATTTTTTAAGTCATTAGATGAAAGGCTTGAAAATGTAGTAGATGAAAAGCTATCAAGAGATATATATCCTTTAGGTACAAAAGCAGGTGAATTAACTGAAGAAATGGCCGAGATGATTGGTTTGAAACCCGGCATTGCTGTTGCTGTAGGCAATGTCGATGCACATGTTTCGTTGCCGGCAGTAGGTGTAACATCTCCGGGGAAAATGGTCATGATAATGGGTACATCTATATGCCATGTAGTCTTAGGTGACAAAGAAGTCGAAGTACCGGGTATGTGCGGAGTAGTGGAAGACGGCATAGTACCAGGATTTTACGGATATGAAGCCGGGCAATCGGCGGTAGGGGATATATTTGCATGGTTTGTAGATAATTGCGTTCCAGATGATTACAAAAAAGAAGCTCAAGAAAGAGGCGTATCTGTGCATCAGCTTTTGACAGAAAAAGCTTCAAAGTTAAAACCAGGAGAAAGTGGTCTTCTGGCACTGGATTGGCTTAATGGAAATAGATCTGTTTTGGTTGATGCGGATCTTACTGGTTTGATTTTAGGATTGACTCTTAGGACAAAACCTGAAGAGATATACAGAGCTTTGATTGAGTCAACAGCATACGGTACACGTATGATAATAGACACATTTAATGAGTATGGCATAAAGATAGATGAGCTTTACGCCTGTGGTGGACTTCCTGAAAAAAATCCGATGCTTATGCAGATATACGCTGATGTGACAAATTTAGAGATTAAAGTTTCCAAGTCCAACCAGACACCTGCGTTAGGTGCAGCGATGTTTGGTGCAGTTGCGGCAGGAAGGGAAAATGGAGGTTTTGACAGCATATTTGAAGCAGCTAAAGTAATACCAAAGTTAAAAGACGAGACATTCAAGCCTATTTCAGAGAATGTGGAAATTTACGAGAAGCTCTTCCAGGAATACAAACTGCTTCATGATTACTTTGGAAGAGGTGCAAATGATGTGATGAAAAGGCTTAAAAAGATAAAAGAGGTGGTTTCAGATGTTAGAGAACCTAAAACAACGTGTATATAA
- a CDS encoding ABC transporter permease: MTDLQNSVEINGVKNKIQRYLEKPIARSILPVIGLVVVLVIFTMLTGGKIISPINITLLLDEVYVLMIASIGVFFIMTMGCLDFSQGSILGIASIVFSYLSGFNILLAIVGAIIAGAIIGAINGFFHVKRKIPSFIVTICTMFLFRGLIAYLTTNSPVYAISDILNYNTVTVKLISTVAILLIAFLVFHFTKLGIYLKAIGAGEIGSRFAGVDVDKIKWIMYIVAGMITGFAAFINVVEVGSVTASGGSMFETEILIALVLGGLPITGGVMARFSNIITGVLTYKVLSAGLNMIGLTTQTQQLIEGVIFLLVVALFSDRKSLHIIK, from the coding sequence ATGACTGACTTGCAAAATAGTGTTGAGATAAATGGTGTAAAAAACAAAATACAAAGATATTTAGAAAAACCAATTGCAAGAAGTATATTACCAGTGATAGGGCTGGTAGTTGTACTGGTTATTTTTACCATGTTAACAGGTGGTAAAATTATAAGCCCAATAAATATAACATTATTACTTGATGAAGTATACGTATTGATGATTGCTTCAATTGGAGTATTTTTTATCATGACTATGGGATGCCTTGATTTTTCTCAAGGATCTATACTTGGAATTGCATCGATAGTATTTTCTTATCTATCTGGTTTTAATATTTTATTGGCGATTGTAGGTGCAATTATTGCAGGAGCGATTATTGGGGCAATAAATGGTTTTTTTCACGTGAAGCGTAAAATACCTTCATTTATTGTCACAATATGTACAATGTTTTTGTTTCGTGGGCTTATTGCGTATTTGACGACGAATTCACCTGTTTATGCGATAAGTGACATTTTAAATTATAATACAGTAACAGTTAAATTAATATCAACAGTGGCAATTTTGCTAATTGCTTTTTTGGTTTTTCACTTTACTAAGTTGGGAATCTATCTAAAAGCAATTGGTGCTGGGGAAATTGGTTCAAGATTTGCTGGAGTAGATGTTGATAAGATCAAATGGATAATGTATATAGTAGCTGGAATGATTACGGGATTTGCAGCATTCATAAATGTTGTTGAGGTTGGATCTGTAACAGCATCAGGTGGAAGCATGTTTGAGACAGAAATTTTAATTGCATTAGTTTTGGGAGGATTGCCAATCACAGGAGGTGTTATGGCGCGTTTTTCAAACATCATTACAGGTGTACTGACATATAAAGTTTTATCTGCAGGATTAAATATGATAGGTCTTACAACTCAAACTCAACAATTAATAGAAGGCGTTATATTCTTATTGGTTGTGGCATTGTTCAGTGATAGAAAATCATTGCATATTATTAAGTGA
- a CDS encoding sugar ABC transporter ATP-binding protein, with protein MKEEILRVEKLNKYFGSNHVVKDATLSFKRGEIHGLIGENGSGKSTLVSMISGIYEINSGKIFLEDREIKVRSLVEANRNGISIIVQEAGTILGLTVAENIFLGNEEKFIKHGIKNIASMNKEAQELLEKYECSNINATDLIDKYNFEERKLIEIIKAIYIGPKVFIVDETTTALSQNGRELLYKQMTRIKEEGNTVIFITHDLDELIKWTDRITVMRDGVVVDTVDSDSVTEDDIKRLMVGRELSGHYYRTDYEKPVFKETVLKLSNVTVPGKFDNISFELHRGEILGIGGLSECGMHEVGKAIFGASFNRLGDVILNNEVKINSIEVAIKNGIAYVSKDRDNESLIVNDTISDNICITSLDDLKEHNIIFNSKLSKFANKYAEVLSVKMENVNQLVSDLSGGNKQKVALARWIAKNSEIFILDSPTRGIDVKVKADIYDLMTEMKNQGKSILLISEEILELIGMCDRILIMKDGKINGEFMRDINLTEEDLIMKMI; from the coding sequence TTGAAAGAAGAAATTTTAAGAGTGGAAAAACTAAACAAATATTTTGGCAGTAATCATGTGGTAAAAGATGCTACTTTATCATTTAAAAGAGGGGAGATACATGGCTTAATTGGAGAAAATGGTTCTGGGAAATCTACATTGGTTTCTATGATATCAGGCATTTATGAAATAAACAGTGGGAAAATTTTTTTAGAAGACAGAGAAATTAAGGTAAGATCACTTGTTGAAGCAAATAGAAATGGCATCTCTATAATAGTCCAAGAAGCTGGTACAATATTGGGTTTAACTGTAGCGGAAAATATTTTTTTAGGTAATGAAGAAAAATTTATAAAACATGGCATTAAAAATATTGCTTCTATGAATAAAGAAGCACAAGAGTTATTGGAGAAATACGAATGTAGTAACATAAATGCGACAGATTTAATCGATAAATATAATTTTGAAGAGCGAAAACTTATCGAAATAATTAAAGCAATATATATTGGACCAAAAGTTTTTATTGTTGATGAAACAACTACTGCTTTAAGCCAAAATGGTCGTGAACTATTATATAAGCAGATGACACGAATAAAAGAAGAAGGAAATACTGTTATTTTTATTACTCACGATTTAGATGAATTAATCAAATGGACTGATCGCATTACTGTAATGCGTGATGGTGTAGTAGTTGATACAGTAGATAGTGATTCAGTGACGGAAGATGATATAAAAAGGTTAATGGTAGGAAGAGAATTAAGCGGACATTATTATCGTACAGATTACGAAAAACCGGTATTTAAAGAAACAGTTTTAAAATTAAGCAATGTAACTGTGCCAGGAAAGTTCGACAATATCAGCTTTGAATTACACAGAGGAGAAATACTTGGAATTGGTGGACTTAGCGAATGTGGAATGCATGAGGTAGGCAAAGCAATTTTTGGAGCATCATTTAATAGATTAGGCGATGTTATTCTTAATAATGAAGTTAAAATCAACTCTATTGAAGTTGCCATAAAAAATGGCATTGCCTATGTTTCAAAGGATAGGGATAATGAATCGCTTATAGTTAATGATACAATTTCAGATAATATTTGCATTACATCATTAGATGATTTAAAAGAACACAACATAATATTTAATAGTAAACTAAGTAAATTTGCTAATAAATACGCAGAAGTATTAAGTGTAAAAATGGAAAATGTCAATCAGTTGGTATCTGACCTATCTGGTGGCAATAAGCAAAAAGTTGCTTTGGCAAGGTGGATTGCTAAAAATTCTGAAATATTTATATTAGATAGTCCAACCAGAGGTATTGATGTTAAAGTTAAAGCTGATATTTATGATCTGATGACTGAGATGAAAAATCAAGGCAAATCAATACTTTTAATTTCTGAAGAAATTTTAGAATTAATAGGCATGTGTGACAGAATTTTAATAATGAAAGATGGAAAAATCAACGGAGAATTTATGAGGGACATTAATTTGACAGAAGAAGATTTAATAATGAAAATGATTTAA
- a CDS encoding GntR family transcriptional regulator: MEENVPKYQIVKDYITNLIIKNNINIDDPLPTESELMEIFGVSRHTIRKALDDLENEGWLYRKQGLGTFCADRNSVKSYDNKNIAVITTYINDYIFPRIIKGIDQILAKNGYSILLFNTNNRIETEMDILENVLTKDIRGLIIEPTKSALPHINLNYFDELKNKGIPYIFINSFYEELNPSYIIQDDEGGGYMATDHLIKLGHKNIIGIFKSDDNQGLNRYKGYVKALREHNIKIKEDNIIFYTTEEMKTKPREKIYEIYSKWVNKPTAIVSYNDQIAMWILDPIRELGYSVPDDISIVSFDDSDYAELSNVKLTSIIHPKEEMGRLAASTLFDLIKKGKKAFANPVNIRIKPEIRIRNSTKEIELEEVR; the protein is encoded by the coding sequence TTGGAAGAAAATGTGCCAAAATATCAAATAGTAAAAGATTATATTACCAATTTAATAATAAAAAACAATATAAATATAGATGATCCACTGCCAACTGAAAGTGAACTGATGGAAATATTCGGTGTAAGCAGACATACTATTAGGAAAGCTCTTGATGACCTTGAAAATGAAGGGTGGCTTTACAGAAAGCAAGGTTTGGGAACTTTTTGTGCTGATAGAAATTCTGTGAAAAGCTATGATAATAAAAATATTGCAGTTATAACGACGTATATAAATGACTATATATTCCCAAGGATCATAAAAGGAATCGATCAAATATTAGCTAAAAATGGGTATTCCATATTGCTTTTCAATACGAATAACCGCATTGAGACTGAGATGGACATATTAGAGAATGTCCTGACAAAGGATATTAGGGGATTGATTATCGAGCCTACTAAGAGTGCACTGCCCCATATCAATCTAAATTATTTTGATGAGTTAAAAAACAAAGGGATACCGTACATCTTTATAAATAGCTTTTATGAAGAATTAAATCCATCTTATATCATTCAAGATGATGAAGGCGGCGGATACATGGCGACAGACCATCTTATAAAGCTTGGACACAAAAACATAATAGGCATATTTAAAAGCGATGATAACCAGGGCCTTAATAGGTACAAAGGATATGTGAAAGCCTTAAGGGAACACAATATTAAAATCAAAGAAGACAACATAATCTTTTACACGACAGAGGAAATGAAGACAAAGCCAAGGGAAAAAATATACGAGATATACTCAAAGTGGGTCAATAAACCGACGGCTATTGTCAGCTACAACGATCAAATCGCCATGTGGATCTTAGATCCAATAAGAGAATTAGGCTACAGTGTGCCTGATGATATTTCAATCGTAAGCTTTGATGATTCTGATTATGCAGAGCTTTCCAATGTAAAGCTTACATCCATCATACATCCTAAAGAAGAGATGGGGCGGCTTGCTGCTTCGACTCTCTTTGACCTAATAAAAAAAGGGAAAAAGGCTTTTGCAAATCCTGTAAATATTCGCATAAAGCCTGAAATAAGGATTAGGAATTCTACTAAGGAGATCGAATTGGAGGAAGTGCGATGA
- a CDS encoding sn-glycerol-1-phosphate dehydrogenase has protein sequence MNDGTRIKEIEICSGALYDVPNILNKIGINSKVLIVCDKNTYEVAGLTLKNVLEDKKYDVLLCNLNRSGNLVPDEKAVGEVLIHLKDDFEAMIAVGAGTINDVVKFISSRAKIPYGIVATAPSMDGYASSVSPLIVNGFKRTYDATYPIFIIGDTKVLKDAPYDMIASGFGDIIGKFTSLADWYVSSIITGEDYSEEIADDVKKSLYKCVNVSKSLKSKDESAVSKLMEALILSGISMLKFGNSRPASGAEHHLSHFIEMRELSNGEIRHSHGAKVGIMTKIVVKLYNTVFSFDKDDIIKMMKERKSESKEEFEFRINKNFGSLSSEVFDDIGYYYLDENERKMRQERILDNWDMMRKWVSENVPTVEYVDELLNDAGAPNDIVYLDLKYDELKDVLLNAKEVRKRYTILRLAEDINIDKIFDIALKN, from the coding sequence ATGAATGATGGCACAAGGATAAAGGAGATAGAAATCTGCAGTGGTGCCTTGTATGATGTCCCGAATATATTAAACAAGATAGGTATAAATTCTAAAGTATTGATTGTGTGTGATAAAAATACTTACGAAGTTGCAGGATTGACTCTAAAAAATGTATTAGAAGATAAAAAGTACGATGTATTGTTGTGTAATCTGAATAGAAGTGGAAATTTAGTGCCTGATGAAAAAGCAGTAGGTGAAGTGTTGATACATCTTAAAGATGACTTCGAGGCTATGATTGCTGTTGGAGCAGGAACAATAAACGATGTTGTGAAATTTATAAGCAGTAGAGCGAAAATACCTTACGGCATAGTTGCAACAGCTCCATCAATGGATGGATATGCGTCATCGGTGTCGCCTCTTATTGTAAATGGCTTTAAAAGAACTTACGATGCTACGTATCCTATATTTATCATAGGTGATACTAAAGTCCTAAAAGATGCGCCTTATGATATGATTGCATCAGGTTTTGGAGATATTATTGGCAAATTCACATCATTGGCTGATTGGTATGTAAGTAGCATCATAACGGGAGAAGACTATTCTGAAGAAATCGCAGATGATGTGAAAAAGTCCCTTTATAAATGTGTAAATGTCAGCAAAAGCTTAAAAAGCAAAGATGAAAGTGCTGTGAGTAAGCTTATGGAGGCGCTAATTTTGTCAGGCATATCGATGCTTAAGTTTGGAAATTCCAGGCCTGCATCGGGTGCTGAGCACCACTTATCACACTTCATAGAAATGAGAGAGCTTTCAAACGGAGAAATTCGGCATTCACATGGCGCGAAGGTAGGCATCATGACGAAAATTGTTGTTAAACTTTACAATACTGTATTTTCTTTTGACAAAGATGATATTATTAAAATGATGAAAGAAAGAAAAAGTGAATCAAAAGAAGAGTTTGAATTTAGGATAAACAAGAACTTTGGAAGTTTATCATCTGAGGTTTTTGACGATATAGGTTATTACTATTTGGATGAAAATGAGAGAAAGATGAGACAGGAGAGGATTTTGGACAACTGGGATATGATGCGGAAGTGGGTATCAGAAAATGTGCCGACGGTGGAGTATGTGGATGAGCTTTTAAATGATGCTGGTGCACCAAATGATATTGTCTATCTTGACCTTAAATATGATGAACTTAAAGATGTTTTGTTGAATGCAAAAGAGGTAAGAAAGAGGTACACGATATTAAGGCTTGCTGAAGACATAAATATAGATAAGATATTTGACATAGCGCTAAAGAATTGA
- a CDS encoding L-fucose/L-arabinose isomerase family protein, which translates to MYKDERPRIGFLGIMQELYDDMLPGITERQEMYAQQVINRLGDIADFYFPGAAKNRNDIERIVKEFNDKDLDGIMIVMLTYGPATNLVNALRNNRLPIMLANIQPESTVTGDWDMGDLTYNQGVHGAQDTSNIILRMGITCPIITEDWHSDAFKNFVNDWAKTVKTVKALRNMKIAQFGRMHGMYDIMGDDAAFTRKIGPQINQEYIGQVFRYMEEATNEEIDKVIEENKKNFYIDPKLSEESHRYAARIQIGFKKLLEEKGYAGFSAHFDVFKGDGRFKQIHMMAASNLMAEGYGYAAEGDVVTASLVAAGHVLIGDAHFTEMYAMDFKRNSILMSHMGEGNWKIARKDRPIKLVDRELGIGKLDNPPTVVFMAQPGIATLASLVSLEGEKYRLVVSKGEILDTEEAKNIEMPYFHFKPDNGVRECLNGWLKNGGTHHQCLTLGDATKRWKLLCELLDIEYVEV; encoded by the coding sequence GTGTACAAAGATGAAAGACCCAGGATAGGCTTTTTAGGCATTATGCAGGAGTTATATGATGATATGTTGCCAGGTATCACCGAAAGGCAAGAGATGTATGCACAACAAGTTATAAACAGGTTAGGTGATATTGCTGATTTTTATTTCCCTGGTGCCGCTAAAAATAGAAATGATATAGAGAGGATAGTTAAAGAATTCAATGATAAAGATCTTGACGGAATAATGATCGTCATGCTGACTTACGGGCCAGCTACAAACCTTGTGAATGCTCTAAGAAATAATAGACTTCCAATTATGCTGGCAAATATACAGCCAGAAAGCACTGTGACAGGTGATTGGGATATGGGAGACTTAACGTATAATCAAGGTGTTCACGGTGCACAGGATACTTCAAATATTATTCTGAGAATGGGTATAACATGCCCAATCATAACTGAAGATTGGCATTCTGATGCGTTTAAAAATTTTGTGAATGACTGGGCTAAAACTGTAAAGACAGTAAAAGCATTGAGGAATATGAAGATTGCACAATTTGGAAGAATGCACGGCATGTATGACATAATGGGTGATGATGCAGCTTTTACAAGGAAAATAGGGCCGCAAATAAACCAAGAGTATATTGGCCAAGTTTTTAGATATATGGAAGAAGCTACGAATGAAGAAATTGACAAAGTAATAGAAGAAAACAAGAAGAACTTTTATATAGATCCTAAATTAAGTGAGGAGAGCCACAGGTATGCTGCAAGGATTCAAATAGGATTTAAGAAATTGCTTGAGGAGAAAGGATACGCTGGCTTTAGCGCTCATTTTGATGTGTTTAAAGGCGATGGAAGGTTTAAACAGATACACATGATGGCGGCATCAAACTTGATGGCAGAAGGATATGGCTATGCGGCAGAGGGTGATGTAGTTACAGCAAGCTTGGTGGCAGCAGGTCATGTTTTGATAGGCGATGCACATTTTACCGAGATGTATGCGATGGATTTTAAGAGAAATTCAATTTTGATGAGCCACATGGGAGAGGGCAATTGGAAGATAGCCAGGAAGGATAGACCTATAAAATTAGTCGATAGAGAGCTTGGAATAGGAAAGCTTGATAATCCTCCAACAGTGGTGTTTATGGCTCAACCAGGTATTGCGACACTGGCATCATTAGTCTCCTTGGAAGGGGAAAAATATAGACTTGTCGTCTCAAAGGGAGAAATTTTAGATACAGAAGAAGCAAAGAATATAGAGATGCCTTATTTCCATTTTAAACCTGATAATGGAGTTAGAGAATGCCTTAATGGTTGGCTTAAAAATGGTGGTACACATCATCAATGCTTGACATTAGGTGATGCTACTAAAAGATGGAAGCTTTTATGCGAATTATTAGATATCGAATATGTTGAAGTGTAA